A single window of Metallosphaera hakonensis JCM 8857 = DSM 7519 DNA harbors:
- a CDS encoding HD domain-containing protein: protein MKLERLLVGCKNLVRTGWMQRGVPPSIGETVASHSFEAAVIAYVIAQRLKELGQRVDPDHASVIALFHDVGESLIGDLPKWVTDRIEKTSIELDAVASLGVGVQLFEEYNRRNSLEALVAKFSEMMATYKQALRYKSQGYEVDEIIATYSSKLNEMWRLEPFSSYRKELEEILSNDNK, encoded by the coding sequence ATGAAACTGGAAAGACTCCTGGTGGGTTGCAAAAACCTTGTCAGAACTGGATGGATGCAGAGAGGAGTTCCACCATCAATAGGTGAGACAGTGGCCTCACATAGCTTTGAGGCAGCAGTAATCGCTTACGTTATTGCACAGAGGCTAAAGGAGCTTGGGCAAAGAGTTGATCCTGATCACGCTTCAGTGATAGCTCTATTTCACGATGTTGGAGAGAGTCTCATAGGCGATCTACCCAAATGGGTGACGGACAGAATTGAAAAGACCAGTATCGAATTAGACGCTGTGGCCTCTCTGGGAGTCGGAGTACAACTATTTGAGGAGTATAATAGGAGAAACTCTCTAGAGGCCTTAGTAGCTAAGTTTTCAGAAATGATGGCAACGTACAAACAAGCCCTAAGATATAAGAGTCAAGGATATGAAGTGGATGAAATAATAGCTACTTACTCCTCCAAGTTAAATGAAATGTGGAGACTTGAGCCATTTTCTAGTTACAGAAAAGAACTTGAGGAGATTCTCTCCAACGATAACAAATAA
- the ppa gene encoding inorganic diphosphatase → MNLGPGKKAPEVVNVMVEIPSGSNIKYEYDEEEGVIKVDRVLYTSMVYPFNYGFIPGTLEEDGDPIDVLVLTNYPLLPGTVIEVRPVGVVHMKDEEGVDEKIIAVPKEKTDPSYARIKDVSDIDDATKNKIVHFFEHYKELEPGKWVKISGWGSAAEAKERITKAVERKNK, encoded by the coding sequence ATGAATTTAGGTCCTGGAAAGAAGGCTCCAGAAGTCGTCAACGTTATGGTTGAGATACCAAGTGGGTCCAATATAAAGTACGAGTATGATGAGGAAGAGGGAGTAATAAAAGTGGATAGAGTTCTTTACACATCTATGGTTTATCCCTTCAATTACGGTTTCATACCAGGAACTCTTGAGGAAGATGGGGACCCAATAGACGTCCTAGTATTAACCAACTATCCCTTACTCCCTGGAACTGTTATCGAGGTTAGACCTGTTGGAGTTGTGCACATGAAAGACGAAGAGGGAGTTGACGAGAAAATAATTGCGGTACCAAAAGAAAAAACCGATCCTTCATACGCAAGGATCAAGGATGTATCTGATATAGATGATGCTACTAAGAACAAAATCGTCCACTTTTTTGAACATTACAAGGAACTGGAGCCAGGGAAGTGGGTTAAGATCTCTGGCTGGGGATCAGCTGCTGAGGCTAAGGAGAGAATCACCAAGGCAGTCGAGAGGAAGAATAAGTGA
- a CDS encoding glycosyltransferase, which produces MFFIDALIILSAILSSLWVLLQAFYFTRKEITCKHHEKGNSSVSIIVAIKDEEPSVIKELIENLSSLNYENYEVIIISDDKEERFRELSTLSRPPNFKLVRRDLPRGRKAGALNYGVSLAKGDILVFLDAEARVDPDFLVGVSHHLARSPALSLRLRVRDPKNKLQRLYSGITEFSMNSLFRGRYLKGLPVFPNGSAFAIRSKVLRDVGGWKEGIVAEDLEIGIRLYMEGVDVEYVDDVIVETLAPYSWKDLFIQLKRWAYGSGQLLPYSLQMAKKGLRGIEGAIYANQWGVYPVFLVVLLIAGLLSPLFFSSVYTWIGSLSLFLISTLVFSVRSNTKEYDIRIPTLMISAFIIGYISGLMKTGFNWKVTPKKEVSEDETWIPLEVNLVSFIFLGSGLIAMQYEFLQGCILLIISLILLVIP; this is translated from the coding sequence ATGTTTTTTATTGATGCTCTCATTATTTTGAGTGCAATATTATCGTCCCTCTGGGTCTTACTCCAGGCATTTTACTTTACAAGGAAAGAAATAACGTGCAAGCATCACGAAAAAGGCAACTCGTCCGTCTCCATAATTGTGGCGATAAAGGACGAAGAGCCGTCTGTCATTAAGGAACTTATTGAGAATCTTTCGAGTTTAAACTACGAAAATTATGAAGTTATAATTATTTCAGATGACAAAGAAGAAAGATTTAGAGAATTATCGACCCTATCGAGACCTCCTAACTTCAAGTTAGTAAGGAGGGACTTGCCAAGGGGTAGAAAGGCAGGAGCATTGAATTATGGTGTGTCCCTCGCAAAAGGCGATATCCTAGTTTTCCTGGATGCAGAGGCCAGGGTAGATCCCGATTTCCTCGTAGGAGTCTCCCATCACCTAGCTCGATCGCCGGCCCTTAGTTTAAGGTTAAGGGTAAGAGATCCCAAGAATAAGTTACAGAGGCTCTACTCCGGGATCACTGAATTCTCCATGAATTCCCTATTCCGAGGTAGATATCTTAAGGGTCTTCCTGTATTTCCAAACGGATCCGCTTTCGCCATAAGATCAAAAGTCCTCAGAGATGTGGGAGGATGGAAAGAAGGGATAGTGGCAGAGGATCTAGAAATCGGAATAAGACTATACATGGAAGGTGTAGATGTGGAATACGTTGATGATGTAATTGTTGAAACCTTAGCTCCCTACTCGTGGAAGGATCTATTTATTCAGCTGAAGAGATGGGCCTATGGATCGGGTCAACTACTACCCTATAGCCTTCAGATGGCCAAGAAAGGGTTAAGGGGAATAGAAGGGGCCATTTACGCTAACCAATGGGGAGTATATCCAGTGTTCTTGGTGGTTCTCTTGATTGCTGGGCTATTATCACCGCTATTTTTCTCATCGGTTTACACATGGATTGGATCTCTCTCCCTTTTTCTAATTTCTACGTTAGTTTTCTCGGTGAGAAGTAATACTAAGGAGTATGACATTAGAATACCGACACTAATGATATCTGCATTTATTATAGGATATATTTCAGGGCTAATGAAAACTGGCTTCAATTGGAAGGTTACTCCGAAAAAAGAGGTATCAGAAGATGAGACATGGATACCGTTGGAGGTAAACCTTGTCTCTTTTATCTTTCTTGGGAGCGGGTTGATAGCGATGCAATACGAATTTCTTCAAGGTTGTATCTTGCTTATAATCTCACTTATACTCCTTGTCATACCGTGA
- a CDS encoding type II/IV secretion system ATPase subunit yields MNLNFPLRPLKRSPNTSQPQVNLGDLPISLYPITLPYEELPEIISEYEVDMLNLIPQSVKSSFNSHNVELSIANPHTFIVFDQDKGIYRYVLVEPPIDQNIFSAYVFLIKEIERSLLNREDSVDIAKIILDASAKMPSMGLIQGQAGGITRLSTKGKVALYYLLRNMFGYNILTPLLADSKVEDISCSGIGLPVYVYHREYDYVPTNLNIGQVMKVLDREISGPELLDQIVLRLISLSGKNVSIANPIADGILPKGDRIAATFRYEVSARGSSFVIRRFSDRPITILDLINSGVMTPETAAYLWYSIDLRMSFMVIGVTGAGKTTVLGSILNLAKESLKIVSIEDIPEIRLAQENWVQLYSRQAYGESSKEISLMDLLKLSLRYRPDIIVVGEIRGAEAYILFQALSTGHGGATTFHAHDSESAVKRLMNPPLNIPSEWIPMNNIIISVRRLPVMVGDRIELKRRVVSVDELVTSSDFRRVVNWDPKVDTQSLDLDNAKVLRTRLEESGRSLEEAKEEIQRRALYLRLMSTSKDIVQSPESYKMVKKYIIKYSLRSDEAMREVARMSSIKVTV; encoded by the coding sequence GATTAGCCTTTATCCCATCACTCTACCTTACGAGGAGCTTCCCGAGATCATTTCAGAATATGAAGTAGACATGCTGAATCTTATACCTCAGTCAGTGAAATCTTCATTCAACTCCCATAACGTTGAACTTTCCATTGCAAATCCACATACATTTATCGTCTTTGATCAAGATAAAGGAATATATAGATACGTTTTAGTAGAGCCTCCAATAGACCAAAACATATTTAGCGCCTACGTTTTCTTAATTAAGGAAATAGAGAGGTCCTTACTCAATAGAGAGGACTCTGTTGATATAGCTAAGATAATACTTGATGCTAGTGCGAAAATGCCCTCCATGGGGCTTATTCAGGGTCAAGCAGGTGGTATAACACGACTGAGCACTAAAGGAAAGGTAGCTCTCTACTACTTGTTAAGGAATATGTTCGGGTACAATATTTTGACTCCACTCTTGGCAGATAGCAAGGTCGAGGACATTTCATGTAGCGGAATAGGCCTTCCAGTATACGTATATCATAGAGAATATGATTACGTGCCGACCAACTTAAATATTGGACAGGTGATGAAGGTCTTAGATAGGGAAATCAGCGGGCCAGAGCTTCTAGATCAGATTGTATTAAGGCTTATTTCCCTTTCGGGAAAGAACGTATCTATCGCAAACCCGATTGCAGACGGTATACTTCCCAAGGGGGATAGAATAGCCGCTACATTTAGGTATGAAGTTAGTGCTAGAGGTTCTAGCTTCGTTATTAGAAGATTTAGCGATAGACCCATAACAATTCTTGATCTGATCAACAGCGGTGTGATGACTCCAGAGACAGCAGCATATCTCTGGTATTCCATAGACCTGAGAATGTCTTTCATGGTTATTGGTGTAACTGGAGCAGGTAAGACCACCGTCTTGGGTTCGATCCTTAATCTTGCCAAGGAATCCTTAAAGATAGTTTCAATCGAAGATATTCCAGAAATAAGACTGGCCCAGGAGAACTGGGTCCAGTTATATTCTAGACAGGCTTATGGTGAGTCGAGCAAGGAGATAAGCTTGATGGACTTACTGAAGCTATCTCTTCGATATAGGCCCGACATAATTGTGGTTGGAGAGATAAGAGGGGCAGAGGCTTATATTCTGTTTCAGGCCCTCTCAACAGGACACGGTGGTGCCACGACTTTTCACGCTCATGATTCAGAGAGTGCAGTAAAGAGGTTAATGAACCCTCCACTAAATATCCCCTCTGAGTGGATACCAATGAATAATATCATTATCAGTGTTAGGAGGTTGCCTGTCATGGTAGGTGACAGGATTGAGTTGAAGAGACGGGTAGTCTCTGTGGATGAACTGGTCACTTCTTCTGATTTTAGGCGAGTTGTTAATTGGGATCCAAAGGTTGATACTCAAAGTCTGGATCTAGATAACGCTAAGGTATTAAGAACAAGGTTAGAGGAGTCAGGTAGGTCACTTGAGGAGGCAAAAGAGGAAATACAGAGGAGAGCCCTTTATTTGCGTCTTATGTCTACTTCAAAGGACATAGTCCAGAGTCCAGAGAGTTACAAAATGGTAAAGAAGTACATTATCAAGTACAGTCTCAGATCCGACGAAGCGATGAGAGAAGTAGCCAGGATGTCTTCAATAAAGGTCACGGTATGA